A genomic stretch from Aedes albopictus strain Foshan chromosome 2, AalbF5, whole genome shotgun sequence includes:
- the LOC134286225 gene encoding uncharacterized protein LOC134286225: MKPGEEEHNPEKTGYDCAHCEQPNHADDNMVLCEKCQKWFHFMCAGVTSDIKKVPWSCVSCRQAATTANNTRGQVEGGTVLEVSDSMEKDQQEKSDPRTSADDDDEEERQHQKELRMMKERFDRQFQREKEKMMMQIRLEREMLERKKAVEAELHKMRSELYEEFEYSPDHLDQENGAVGGKPVPNQEQTDADLEKMWRDKLKFPYEQRKPIADPRGAFPKCSTPKEVSMQLGTINNHQGPPENDPKENTPLRNPQIPTTKVNKPGLPSLPVPSFCPPAAVQPHAPTLHRRQGLQPVAHANFSVSDALHDSRDQAPILPEQELTRAQLAARKGPFAKLPVFTGRPEEWPLFISSFNNGNAACNWTDLENLGRLQESIKGPALEAVRSRLLLPESVPRVIETLRHLYGRPEQLLHSLLQKARKADPPRADRLGTFISFGMIVQQLCDHLVASGMVEHLVNPMLITELVEKLPPTTKMEWVRHKRQQAAVDLSTFSDFLSEIVSEATEATLYAEPRIDSRPNRDWKEKRPKGKEHQGFLNAHVGVEHSSHQLSDQRKGGDQNVNRTPCRGCNSLEHRTRGCEDFRRLVWSDKVKIAEKWKMCKMCLNEHGEARCRFKGHCNVGDCKERHHSLLHPPSSNTPLSTNCHVHDSEQHPVIFRMVPIKLHHEGRTCNVIAFLDEGSSYSLMESNVAEQLKLKGAWEPILVKWTAGMSRLERNSRRVDVSISPSGSNEKLLLRNVHTVQELQLPEQKIRFAEVAARFKHLSGLPVADCLGGSPKILIGLKHLHVYAPLESRVGNAGEPIAVRTRLGWTIYGPQGNNATGTGFSGHHTAVELADLDLQELLRKHFTLEESGLLVKVLPESNEDRRARIMLEQTTQRIGDHFETGLLWKNDDPQLPDNYQMAVKRLKSLERKLGKNPELALNVEKQIDDYQRKGYAHIATSKELKEAEPGKIWYLPLNVVLNPKKPGKVRLVWDAAAAVQGRSLNTELLKGPDLLSSLPSVMCPFRERPVAFGGDIAEMYHQIHIRASDKSAQRFLYRTNVSGPPTIFVMDVATFGSTSSPCSAQYIKNRNAQEYCEEYPDAVEAIVGKHYVDDYFDSTFTVREAVERAKQVVFIHSKAGFHMRNWVSNSAEFLRHFNGQPDNRIIHFNCDKSNYTERVLGMSWNTQADVFVFAVVMHDDLKPYLMEEKLPTKRILLRIVMSCFDPLGLWTLFTVFGKMIIQDLWRNGCSWDDVVDDNSAKKWFKWIELLPRVQEMRIPRCYFLDAKPFNYQDLELHVFADASEEAYGCVAYFRVLVNGQPRVALVSAKSKVAPLQYMSIPRMELLAAVLGARLAAAVKANHSVEVKTVRFHIDSATVLSWIQSDHRKYKQFVAYRIGDILSLTSPHEWNWVPTKYNIADVITKWGKHGPPIESDGEWVRGPEILRRPKEEWIQRPLPTPGVKEELRAYHLFHEISFSNNLIDTTRFSRHTILVRSIACVFRFISNCRKRVKGQPIETLQATPKLERSIKRVFLSNKTPLKRDEYRLAENYLWRTAQQEGFADERKTLLKNKELPQAKWHSIERSSVLYKLAPFLDEEGVIRMEGRSAHAEFIPFEQRFPIVLPKGHDVTSKLLLHYHEKFGHANRETVVNELRQRFYVQHVRAAVLQVMKDCARCKIMKCRPAIPRMAPLPVQRLTPKLRPFSYIGIDYFGPVVVTVGRRAEKRWVCLFTCLVSRAIHMEVAHSLSSQSCIMAIRRFICRRGAPLEIFSDNGTNFLAASKELVQQVRCIELECADIFTDARTQWSFNPPAAPHMGGIWERLVRSAKEALKSLHEGGRLTDEILHTVLAEAEDMVNSRPLTYVPQESAESEALTPNHFLRGLPAGEREEVRTPTNSAEALRDSYKQSQKLADVLWQRWLKENVPTINHRTKWLEEQDPVKEGELVYIVDGNNRRTWIRGIVVKVLRGIDGRVRRALVKTSKGVYRRAVAKLAVMELRSKSDSSCERGPDLREGELLPPLLGTTLTGLSKSDQTDKCHGKVDSDA; encoded by the coding sequence ATGAAGCCCGGAGAGGAGGAACATAACCCCGAAAAGACCGGGTATGATTGTGCGCACTGTGAACAACCGAACCATGCAGATGATAACATGGTGCTCTGCGAGAAATGCCAAAAATGGTTTCATTTCATGTGCGCCGGCGTGACGTCCGACATTAAGAAGGTTCCCTGGTCGTGCGTTAGTTGCAGACAAGCTGCCACAACAGCAAATAATACTCGCGGTCAAGTCGAAGGTGGCACAGTTCTGGAAGTCTCCGATTCGATGGAAAAGGACCAACAGGAGAAAAGTGACCCGAGGACGTCGgcagacgacgacgatgaagaaGAACGCCAACACCAGAAGGAGCTGCGAATGATGAAAGAACGTTTTGACCGTCAATTCCAACGGGAAAAGGAGAAGATGATGATGCAGATACGTTTGGAACGAGAAATGCTGGAGAGAAAGAAAGCGGTAGAAGCGGAACTACACAAGATGCGGAGTGAGCTGTATGAAGAGTTCGAGTATAGCCCCGATCACCTGGATCAGGAGAACGGCGCCGTAGGTGGTAAACCAGTACCAAATCAGGAGCAAACAGATGCGGACTTGGAGAAGATGTGGAGGGACAAGCTAAAATTCCCGTACGAGCAACGCAAACCCATTGCGGACCCCCGGGGGGCTTTTCCCAAATGTTCTACGCCCAAAGAAGTTTCAATGCAACTGGGTACCATCAACAACCATCAGGGGCCACCGGAAAACGATCCGAAGGAAAACACACCGCTGAGGAACCCGCAAATACCAACAACGAAGGTAAACAAACCAGGTTTGCCATCTCTACCAGTGCCTTCTTTCTGTCCACCGGCGGCTGTTCAGCCACACGCTCCAACGCTCCATCGACGTCAAGGACTCCAGCCCGTCGCACATGCGAACTTCTCTGTATCAGACGCGTTGCATGACAGTCGTGACCAGGCTCCAATCCTTCCAGAGCAGGAGTTGACAAGAGCGCAGCTTGCAGCTAGAAAAGGTCCCTTCGCTAAGCTGCCAGTATTCACGGGACGGCCAGAGGAATGGCCACTGTTTATAAGCAGTTTCAACAACGGGAACGCAGCCTGCAACTGGACCGACCTAGAGAATCTTGGCAGGCTTCAAGAAAGCATCAAAGGGCCAGCACTGGAAGCCGTGAGGAGCAGGCTGTTGCTGCCAGAATCGGTCCCAAGAGTGATCGAAACGCTTCGCCACCTGTATGGCAGACCGGAACAACTTCTTCATTCTTTGCTGCAGAAGGCAAGGAAAGCTGACCCCCCGCGTGCCGACCGCCTTGGCACATTTATCAGCTTTGGCATGATCGTCCAACAATTGTGCGACCATCTGGTGGCATCAGGAATGGTTGAACATCTCGTGAATCCCATGCTCATTACAGAGCTTGTTGAGAAGTTGCCTCCCACCACGAAAATGGAGTGGGTTCGGCACAAGCGTCAGCAGGCAGCAGTCGATCTCAGCACCTTTTCGGATTTCCTTTCCGAAATCGTTTCGGAAGCAACGGAGGCCACACTCTATGCAGAGCCTCGAATCGATAGTCGTCCAAATCGAGACTGGAAGGAAAAAAGACCGAAGGGCAAAGAGCATCAGGGGTTTCTGAACGCACACGTCGGCGTGGAGCATTCGTCGCATCAGTTGAGCGACCAGCGCAAAGGAGGAGACCAGAACGTCAATCGTACGCCATGCCGCGGTTGCAACAGTCTGGAGCATCGGACCCGTGGCTGTGAGGATTTTCGTAGACTGGTCTGGAGCGACAAGGTGAAAATAGCAGAGAAGTGGAAAATGTGCAAAATGTGTTTGAACGAGCACGGTGAGGCACGCTGTCGGTTTAAAGGGCACTGCAACGTCGGAGACTGCAAGGAAAGGCACCATTCCCTTCTTCATCCACCGAGCTCTAACACACCTCTGTCTACGAACTGCCATGTGCACGACTCGGAGCAGCATCCCGTCATTTTTAGGATGGTTCCGATCAAACTGCACCATGAAGGACGCACCTGCAATGTCATTGCCTTCTTGGACGAAGGGTCCTCGTATTCCCTGATGGAGAGCAACGTGGCCGAACAACTCAAGCTAAAAGGAGCTTGGGAACCGATACTCGTGAAGTGGACAGCTGGTATGAGTCGGCTCGAACGAAATTCTCGCCGTGTTGACGTGTCGATCTCGCCGAGCGGATCCAACGAGAAACTTCTCCTACGAAATGTCCACACCGTCCAAGAGCTCCAACTGCCGGAGCAGAAGATTCGTTTTGCTGAGGTTGCCGCCCGTTTCAAGCACCTTAGTGGGTTACCTGTGGCTGACTGCTTGGGTGGctctccaaaaattcttattgGACTGAAACACCTACACGTGTACGCACCATTAGAGTCACGAGTCGGCAACGCTGGAGAGCCAATAGCGGTTCGCACGCGGCTTGGTTGGACAATATACGGCCCTCAAGGGAATAACGCCACCGGAACCGGGTTTTCTGGGCATCACACAGCTGTCGAACTAGCGGAtttggacctccaagaacttcttcgaaAACATTTCACGCTAGAGGAGTCGGGCTTACTAGTCAAGGTACTCCCAGAATCTAACGAAGATCGTCGAGCGAGAATAATGTTGGAGCAAACAACCCAGCGCATCGGAGACCACTTCGAGACCGGCCTTTTGTGGAAAAACGACGACCCTCAATTGCCGGACAACTACCAAATGGCGGTAAAGCGACTGAAGAGCCTGGAACGAAAGTTAGGAAAAAATCCAGAACTGGCGCTGAACGTGGAGAAGCAGATCGACGATTATCAGCGGAAGGGATACGCCCACATCGCTACTAGCAAAGAGTTGAAGGAAGCTGAACCGGGTAAGATCTGGTACCTTCCCTTAAACGTCGTGCTCAACCCCAAAAAGCCGGGAAAAGTCCGGTTGGTCTGGGACGCTGCTGCGGCCGTGCAGGGGAGGTCGCTCAACACCGAATTGTTAAAGGGTCCCGATCTTCTGTCAAGCCTTCCATCCGTCATGTGTCCCTTCCGTGAGCGGCCTGTCGCCTTTGGCGGCGATATTGCTGAAATGTACCACCAGATACATATACGGGCAAGTGACAAGTCGGCACAGAGGTTTTTGTATCGGACAAATGTTTCTGGACCTCCAACGATTTTTGTAATGGATGTTGCCACCTTCGGCTCAACCAGCTCACCGTGTTCTGCGCAGTATATCAAAAATCGAAACGCTCAGGAGTACTGCGAAGAATATCCAGACGCAGTTGAAGCTATTGTCGGCAAACACTATGTCGACGACTATTTCGACTCCACGTTCACGGTACGCGAAGCAGTCGAACGAGCAAAACAGGTCGTTTTCATCCATTCAAAAGCTGGATTCCATATGCGAAACTGGGTGTCGAACAGCGCAGAATTTCTCCGGCATTTCAACGGGCAGCCGGATAACCGCATAATACACTTCAACTGCGACAAGTCCAACTACACGGAGAGAGTCTTGGGTATGTCATGGAACACCCAGGCAGATGTTTTCGTGTTCGCAGTTGTTATGCATGACGACCTGAAACCTTACCTCATGGAAGAGAAGCTGCCAACGAAACGAATACTACTGAGAATCGTAATGAGCTGCTTCGATCCCCTCGGTCTGTGGACGTTGTTCACCGTTTTTGGGAAAATGATCATCCAAGATCTCTGGAGAAACGGGTGCTCGTGGGATGATGTTGTCGACGACAATTCGGCGAAAAAATGGTTCAAATGGATTGAGCTGCTGCCACGTGTTCAGGAAATGAGGATTCCGCGCTGCTATTTTCTAGATGCGAAGCCGTTCAACTATCAGGATTTGGAGCTTCACGTGTTTGCAGACGCGAGTGAGGAGGCCTATGGTTGCGTTGCCTATTTCCGTGTCCTAGTGAACGGACAACCAAGAGTAGCACTAGTATCTGCAAAGTCGAAGGTGGCTCCACTACAGTACATGTCCATCCCCAGAATGGAGCTTCTTGCCGCTGTACTTGGTGCTAGATTAGCTGCTGCAGTCAAAGCTAACCATTCTGTAGAAGTAAAGACTGTTAGGTTCCATATTGACTCCGCAACCGTACTTTCGTGGATCCAATCCGACCATAGGAAGTACAAACAGTTTGTGGCGTACCGTATAGGGGACATTTTGAGCCTCACTAGCCCACACGAATGGAACTGGGTCCCAACGAAATACAACATTGCCGATGTGATAACGAAGTGGGGTAAGCATGGTCCACCGATAGAGTCCGATGGTGAGTGGGTACGCGGTCCTGAAATACTTCGCAGACCAAAAGAAGAGTGGATTCAACGACCCCTACCAACTCCAGGCGTTAAGGAAGAGCTGCGAGCGTATCACTTGTTCCACGAAATTTCATTTTCCAATAACTTGATCGACACTACCCGATTTTCGCGCCATACTATCCTGGTTCGAAGCATCGCTTGCGTATTTCGATTCATTTCAAATTGTCGCAAAAGGGTTAAAGGACAGCCGATCGAAACTCTTCAAGCTACGCCAAAATTGGAAAGGTCGATCAAAAGGGTATTCCTGTCGAACAAAACTCCGCTAAAACGTGATGAATATCGACTGGCTGAGAACTATCTGTGGCGAACGGCGCAGCAAGAAGGTTTTGCTGACGAGCGGAAGACATTACTGAAGAATAAGGAACTTCCTCAGGCAAAGTGGCACTCCATAGAACGATCCAGTGTGCTCTACAAATTGGCTCCTTTTCTGGACGAAGAAGGGGTGATTCGTATGGAAGGCCGCTCGGCGCATGCAGAATTCATCCCATTCGAACAGCGGTTCCCAATTGTGCTTCCAAAGGGACACGACGTCACATCGAAGCTCCTTTTACACTACCACGAAAAATTCGGCCACGCAAACCGGGAGACCGTGGTGAATGAACTACGCCAACGTTTCTACGTCCAACACGTTCGAGCAGCGGTTCTGCAGGTCATGAAGGATTGTGCGCGGTGTAAAATCATGAAGTGTCGTCCGGCAATTCCTAGAATGGCACCACTCCCAGTACAACGTCTGACTCCAAAGCTACGACCATTCAGCTATATAGGGATAGACTACTTTGGTCCGGTGGTTGTGACAGTTGGTCGCCGTGCAGAGAAAAGATGGGTCTGCCTGTTTACGTGTCTCGTTTCCAGAGCGATCCACATGGAAGTGGCTCATAGCCTAAGTAGCCAATCCTGTATTATGGCTATTAGGAGATTCATCTGCAGAAGGGGTGCTCCACTGGAAATATTTTCAGACAATGGCACCAACTTTTTGGCGGCAAGCAAAGAGTTAGTTCAACAAGTTCGATGTATTGAATTGGAATGTGCAGATATCTTCACCGATGCGAGGACGCAATGGAGTTTCAACCCGCCAGCCGCACCGCACATGGGCGGGATATGGGAACGGTTGGTGAGATCAGCAAAGGAAGCGTTGAAATCCCTACATGAAGGCGGAAGGTTGACTGACGAAATCCTGCATACCGTTTTGGCTGAAGCTGAGGATATGGTTAATTCCCGACCACTTACGTATGTACCTCAGGAATCTGCAGAATCCGAGGCGCTCACACCGAACCATTTCCTCCGTGGGTTACCTGCAGGAGAGCGAGAGGAAGTTAGGACGCCGACGAACTCAGCCGAAGCACTCAGAGATAGCTACAAGCAGTCCCAGAAATTGGCTGACGTCTTGTGGCAAAGGTGGCTGAAGGAAAATGTGCCTACGATCAACCATCGCACCAAATGGCTGGAGGAGCAAGATCCGGTGAAAGAAGGAGAGCTGGTGTACATAGTCGACGGAAACAATCGCAGAACATGGATAAGAGGCATTGTGGTGAAGGTGTTACGAGGCATTGACGGAAGAGTGCGTCGGGCACTAGTGAAGACTTCGAAAGGAGTGTATCGTCGTGCTGTTGCCAAACTGGCGGTGATGGAGCTTAGGAGTAAATCTGATTCTTCTTGCGAACGCGGACCAGATTTACGGGAAGGGGAATTGTTACCACCACTGCTGGGCACAACTCTAACTGGCCTGTCGAAGAGTGACCAGACCGATAAATGTCACGGTAAAGTTGACAGCGATGCTTGA